Proteins encoded together in one Armatimonadota bacterium window:
- a CDS encoding Gfo/Idh/MocA family oxidoreductase: MNQSSRRQFLASASALGAASLVPKELLAFNRVQGELPGPKSFEYKALVSPVTAIICGYGGRGGYYGSMQAQLPGEWKVVGVAEPIDYRNEAAARIHNLPDGLRFSTWEHVFDRPKFADVVVISMPDNLHYKPTLRALEMGYDVLLEKPIAQTWRQCQDILELANKKGRIVGVCHVLRYAPYFVQMHAAISQGVIGDVVSIQHLEPIHYLHFAHSFVRGPWHNSRASNPSLLSKSCHDLDIIRWLVGKPCTRVSSLGGLRWFRKENAPKGAPRMCLAGCPHEATCIYHAGRVYVKEKLWSTHHIISRDRSDQAILEQLRKVHIGRCVFQADNDVADHQLVNMEFAGGATAAFSMEAMTSYAGRRTRVMGTKGDIVGDENVLDVFDFENRTRIQWDVNRHYRDLSGHGGGDLRLVRDFTQAVARHDPNLLSSNLGESMESHLIGFQAERSRLGDGRALRVVSG; the protein is encoded by the coding sequence ATGAACCAATCCTCTCGCCGCCAATTTCTTGCCTCCGCCTCTGCTCTTGGCGCGGCGAGCCTTGTTCCGAAAGAGCTACTGGCTTTCAATAGGGTCCAGGGCGAGCTTCCCGGACCGAAGAGCTTCGAGTACAAAGCGCTTGTTTCACCGGTAACCGCGATCATCTGCGGATATGGGGGCCGAGGAGGCTATTACGGGAGCATGCAGGCGCAACTGCCGGGCGAGTGGAAGGTCGTGGGTGTTGCCGAGCCGATTGACTATCGCAATGAGGCCGCCGCACGTATCCACAACCTGCCCGACGGCCTTCGGTTTTCCACTTGGGAGCACGTCTTCGATCGGCCCAAGTTCGCCGACGTCGTTGTCATCTCGATGCCGGACAACCTGCACTACAAGCCCACGCTGCGCGCGCTTGAGATGGGTTACGACGTGCTCCTGGAGAAGCCAATCGCACAGACCTGGCGCCAATGCCAGGACATCCTGGAGCTGGCGAACAAGAAGGGCCGCATCGTCGGGGTCTGCCACGTTCTGAGGTATGCACCCTACTTCGTGCAGATGCACGCGGCCATCAGCCAAGGCGTCATCGGCGACGTCGTGAGCATTCAGCACTTGGAGCCCATTCACTACCTGCATTTCGCCCATAGCTTCGTCCGCGGCCCTTGGCACAACTCGCGGGCATCGAATCCGTCGCTCCTGTCCAAGAGCTGCCACGACCTCGACATCATCCGATGGCTGGTAGGGAAGCCCTGCACGCGGGTCTCCTCATTGGGCGGTTTGCGGTGGTTCAGGAAAGAAAACGCGCCAAAGGGCGCGCCCAGGATGTGCCTCGCCGGGTGTCCGCACGAGGCGACATGCATCTATCACGCAGGCCGGGTGTATGTGAAGGAGAAGCTCTGGAGTACCCATCACATCATCTCGCGCGACCGCTCCGATCAAGCGATTCTGGAGCAATTGCGGAAGGTGCATATCGGTCGCTGCGTCTTTCAGGCGGACAACGACGTTGCAGACCACCAGTTGGTGAACATGGAGTTCGCGGGCGGAGCGACCGCCGCCTTCAGCATGGAGGCGATGACCAGCTACGCCGGCCGCCGGACGCGGGTCATGGGAACGAAGGGCGATATCGTGGGCGACGAAAACGTTCTGGATGTGTTTGACTTCGAGAATCGCACCCGGATCCAGTGGGACGTGAACAGACACTACCGCGATCTCTCCGGCCACGGCGGCGGCGACCTGAGGCTCGTACGCGATTTCACGCAAGCTGTCGCCCGGCACGACCCGAATCTGCTCTCCTCCAACCTCGGCGAATCCATGGAGAGCCATTTGATCGGGTTCCAAGCCGAACGGTCGAGGTTGGGAGATGGCCGGGCTTTGCGGGTTGTAAGCGGATAG
- a CDS encoding sugar ABC transporter permease, which yields MPNPKAQLQTAGWNFVSPALLIMGIFVAIPAIWGILLAFTHYDGMSEARFVGADNFKRLLDDPLIWTTLLNTSIYVVFTLPVGLALGLGIALALHQKWFTGRSFVRGLYFLPNVTSMAAVAFVWEWILNPEYGLANAALRQAGLKGSGWLSEPSLAMPSVAMVSVWHGLGFGVLIYLAGLRAIPEEVHEAARIDGANSWKAFRHVTWPLLTPTTMFLTIMGVIGGFQVFQSVYIMTGGGPLDRTRVYLYYLWQTAFQNLEMGYASAMAVLLFVIVLLLTLAQWRFFNRRMKPWQ from the coding sequence GTGCCTAACCCCAAGGCTCAGCTTCAGACCGCCGGGTGGAACTTTGTTTCTCCGGCGCTGCTGATCATGGGCATTTTCGTCGCCATCCCGGCGATCTGGGGGATCCTGCTCGCGTTTACGCACTACGACGGCATGTCCGAAGCCCGGTTCGTCGGGGCTGACAACTTCAAGCGCCTGCTCGACGATCCGCTTATTTGGACCACCCTACTCAACACCTCGATCTACGTGGTCTTCACGCTTCCGGTCGGACTGGCGCTCGGGCTCGGGATCGCTCTGGCGCTTCACCAAAAGTGGTTCACGGGGCGGAGCTTCGTGAGGGGCCTTTACTTCCTCCCGAATGTGACGAGCATGGCGGCGGTGGCGTTCGTGTGGGAGTGGATTTTGAACCCGGAATACGGCCTGGCCAATGCGGCTCTTCGGCAGGCGGGCCTTAAGGGGTCTGGATGGCTGAGCGAACCCAGCCTGGCGATGCCCTCGGTGGCGATGGTCAGCGTGTGGCACGGGCTGGGGTTCGGGGTGCTGATCTATCTGGCCGGTCTCAGGGCGATTCCTGAGGAGGTTCACGAGGCGGCGCGCATCGATGGCGCGAACTCGTGGAAAGCGTTCCGGCACGTCACCTGGCCGTTGCTCACGCCGACCACGATGTTCCTGACGATCATGGGGGTCATCGGCGGCTTTCAGGTGTTCCAGAGCGTATACATCATGACCGGCGGCGGGCCGCTCGACCGCACGCGGGTGTATCTGTATTACCTTTGGCAGACGGCGTTCCAGAACCTGGAGATGGGCTACGCCTCGGCGATGGCGGTGCTGCTGTTTGTGATCGTGCTGCTGTTGACGTTGGCCCAGTGGCGGTTCTTCAATAGGAGAATGAAGCCGTGGCAATGA
- a CDS encoding carbohydrate ABC transporter permease, translating to MTRVTRTAIWMIVLAGALMMAVPFLWMVLTSLKTDAEAFLFPPKPLPASPQWKNYADAMSIAPFGRFFFNSAVISICVTLGSLLLNSLAAFAFAKYPFRGRDVLFIALLATMMIPGQVTMIPSFLLLKHLAWLDTYTGLIVPGLASAFGIFFLRQSMLTIPDDYLDAARLDGASELSIYRRVALPLVKPALATLGVFTFLGVWNDFLGPLIVVKSEEMKTLPLAISALSAGHYVMSWPLLMAGASFVIVPVLIVYLLAQRYFIEGIAAGGLKG from the coding sequence ATGACCCGCGTCACCCGCACTGCCATCTGGATGATCGTCCTTGCCGGGGCGTTGATGATGGCGGTGCCCTTCCTGTGGATGGTGCTCACCTCGCTCAAGACCGACGCCGAGGCGTTCCTGTTTCCACCCAAACCGCTGCCCGCCTCGCCGCAATGGAAGAACTACGCTGACGCCATGAGCATCGCCCCGTTTGGCAGGTTCTTTTTCAACAGCGCCGTCATCAGCATCTGCGTGACTCTGGGGAGCCTTCTCCTGAACAGCCTTGCCGCTTTTGCCTTTGCGAAATACCCGTTCAGAGGCCGCGACGTGCTCTTCATCGCCTTGCTCGCCACCATGATGATCCCGGGCCAGGTGACCATGATCCCCAGCTTTCTCCTGCTCAAGCACCTCGCTTGGCTGGACACCTACACCGGCCTCATCGTGCCCGGGCTCGCGAGCGCGTTCGGCATCTTTTTCCTCCGGCAGTCCATGCTCACGATCCCAGACGACTATTTGGATGCCGCGCGTTTGGACGGTGCTTCGGAGCTCTCTATTTATCGGCGGGTGGCGCTTCCGCTGGTCAAGCCGGCTCTGGCAACGCTTGGAGTCTTCACGTTCCTTGGAGTCTGGAACGACTTCCTTGGGCCGCTCATCGTGGTGAAGAGCGAAGAGATGAAGACCTTGCCGCTAGCGATCTCGGCGCTATCGGCGGGGCATTACGTGATGAGCTGGCCGCTGCTGATGGCTGGGGCGTCCTTCGTCATCGTGCCGGTGCTGATCGTGTACCTCTTGGCGCAAAGGTACTTCATCGAGGGCATCGCGGCGGGCGGTCTGAAGGGGTAG
- a CDS encoding methylenetetrahydrofolate reductase, with amino-acid sequence MGCSSEPASYDRVPGASPEQIEPVSRLQALLSAGTFVVCGEMSPPKGPDRVALLNKVKHFQGIVDAVNLTDNQAASVRMSSSHCSVLLAEAGLEPIMQATCRDRNRLALQSEILSANACGVRNLLCLSGDDPSIGDHPESKGVWDLDATQLVQLAAGMAEGRFMNEQPISPPPKLFVGAAAHPYGEPFEMRVWSVTKKIEAGAKFFQTQPIFDIGGFEKWMDALRREGLEKRAAIIAGVMPLRSVKALKHMAEKVPGLRFPQELAQKIEAADDPEAEGVRICVETIRRLRQISGVAGIHIMPAMKESLTPRIVEEAGLLPRPLAHSPNSPETGSMARSAVAAVRVASRGLV; translated from the coding sequence ATGGGGTGTAGCTCGGAGCCCGCTTCGTATGACCGGGTTCCGGGGGCTTCGCCCGAGCAGATCGAGCCCGTCAGCAGGTTGCAGGCGCTCCTGTCCGCCGGGACGTTTGTGGTCTGCGGCGAGATGAGCCCTCCGAAAGGCCCCGACCGAGTGGCCCTACTCAACAAGGTCAAGCACTTTCAGGGCATCGTCGACGCGGTGAACCTGACCGACAATCAGGCGGCCTCAGTGCGGATGAGCTCCTCCCATTGCAGCGTTCTGCTGGCTGAGGCGGGTCTTGAGCCCATCATGCAAGCCACCTGCCGTGACCGCAACCGCTTGGCGCTGCAGTCGGAGATTCTGTCGGCGAATGCTTGCGGGGTTCGCAATCTGCTCTGCCTGAGCGGCGATGATCCCAGCATTGGCGACCATCCTGAGAGCAAGGGCGTGTGGGACCTGGACGCGACGCAGCTTGTGCAGCTCGCTGCGGGGATGGCCGAAGGGCGCTTCATGAACGAACAGCCCATTTCGCCGCCTCCCAAGCTCTTTGTCGGCGCGGCGGCGCACCCCTATGGCGAGCCGTTCGAGATGCGGGTGTGGTCTGTGACGAAGAAGATCGAAGCGGGGGCCAAGTTCTTTCAGACGCAGCCGATTTTCGACATCGGAGGATTTGAGAAATGGATGGATGCTCTGCGCCGAGAGGGCCTGGAGAAAAGGGCGGCGATCATCGCAGGGGTCATGCCGCTGCGCTCGGTAAAGGCGCTCAAGCACATGGCGGAGAAGGTGCCGGGGCTGCGATTTCCTCAGGAACTGGCGCAGAAAATCGAGGCAGCGGACGACCCGGAAGCCGAAGGTGTTCGGATCTGCGTTGAGACGATCCGTCGACTACGACAGATTTCAGGCGTGGCTGGGATCCACATCATGCCGGCCATGAAGGAGTCGCTCACGCCGAGGATCGTCGAGGAGGCCGGTTTGCTTCCTCGGCCGCTCGCTCACAGCCCGAACAGCCCCGAAACGGGCTCGATGGCGAGATCGGCGGTTGCCGCCGTCCGTGTGGCCTCCAGGGGGCTTGTGTGA
- a CDS encoding PEP-CTERM sorting domain-containing protein, with product MKYVTLVALVGLSALSLADAQFIDFESYPTGPIANGYNGWQITNPGWDQGVINTGAISGSQSWHISNAVGSGSYGDQPYTPALTNAVSETGPFQYFEASWKWMPLAGGVSTEGITVSIDNGTGQRGNYIRMENQGGLDTSWSIYAYDYDGTNFYLTYLATNVNAGTVIDMKFDMTFNPGLQNDVWRIWMNSSLVYTGTGWEDFFVDGAGAYGSYPVTYDRLLIRAGGGQAPGAAGMLFDDISYQSLVPEPASLAVLGLGAAVVLRRRR from the coding sequence ATGAAGTACGTGACACTTGTTGCGCTTGTCGGGCTGTCTGCATTGTCCCTTGCTGACGCCCAGTTCATTGATTTCGAGTCCTACCCAACTGGCCCGATCGCCAACGGCTACAACGGATGGCAGATCACGAACCCCGGATGGGATCAGGGCGTTATCAATACGGGAGCGATTAGCGGCAGTCAAAGCTGGCACATCAGCAATGCCGTGGGCTCGGGCTCCTACGGAGACCAGCCCTACACGCCCGCACTCACCAATGCCGTCAGCGAAACGGGCCCATTCCAGTACTTCGAAGCAAGCTGGAAATGGATGCCACTCGCGGGAGGAGTCTCCACCGAGGGGATCACTGTCAGCATTGACAATGGTACCGGCCAACGAGGCAATTACATCCGCATGGAAAACCAGGGTGGTCTGGACACGAGTTGGAGCATATACGCCTACGACTACGACGGCACCAACTTCTATTTGACCTATCTGGCTACAAACGTCAACGCTGGGACGGTCATCGACATGAAGTTCGACATGACCTTTAACCCTGGGCTTCAGAACGACGTATGGCGCATCTGGATGAACAGCTCCCTTGTTTACACGGGTACCGGATGGGAGGACTTCTTTGTCGACGGTGCGGGCGCTTACGGTTCCTACCCAGTCACCTATGACCGATTGCTGATACGCGCGGGCGGAGGCCAAGCTCCGGGTGCCGCGGGCATGTTGTTCGACGACATCAGCTACCAATCACTGGTGCCTGAACCGGCGTCCTTAGCGGTCCTTGGCCTGGGCGCGGCCGTGGTCCTGCGCCGCCGCCGATAG
- a CDS encoding sugar ABC transporter substrate-binding protein, whose translation MIRFLTLCAFLLLVARAAWVASRPKVDPPTSGPVVIELSVFGMPWENDLYKNIYIPAFERQNPGIKVRFHHFEDYGNRIKLSYAGDIAPDVMREGSDGGPLWIRRGINLPLDEFIDGPDGIDRNDFIPILWDYLRYDGKIYGIPQDINIVGLFFNKDLFDKAKLPYPDASWTWSDLKAAADKLTVDSDGDGHPEVLGFNLSWNDWGFRPFLYQAGGRFWSEDGTQTVYDSPEAAKALSFMKGMMRSYTLTQSRTQRGGLGPDKFFEQGKVAMYFDGSWITPSIKKNAPKLRFGVAPIPRGEKPMSVSSSCFWGISSKTRHPKEAWKLVKFLSSTEALVKYWQVLWVAPPSRWSSLRSAGFRNVTGVEGRIPGVPTQAEFEEKCGWISQVLENGWTTMEMCSPYIDRASLRLREAVDRVLLEGADPQVALHNAAVATNKQIRQAIEAEGLRR comes from the coding sequence GTGATTCGATTCCTTACGCTTTGTGCCTTTCTGCTTCTCGTTGCGCGAGCGGCTTGGGTCGCATCACGCCCCAAAGTCGACCCGCCGACGAGCGGGCCAGTGGTCATTGAGCTCAGCGTGTTCGGCATGCCATGGGAGAATGACCTTTACAAGAACATCTACATCCCCGCGTTCGAGCGGCAGAACCCAGGCATTAAGGTGCGGTTCCACCACTTTGAAGACTACGGGAACCGGATCAAGCTCTCGTACGCAGGGGACATCGCGCCGGACGTCATGCGCGAGGGCAGCGACGGAGGGCCGCTGTGGATTCGCCGTGGCATCAACCTGCCGCTCGATGAGTTCATCGATGGGCCGGATGGTATCGACCGCAACGACTTCATCCCGATCCTGTGGGACTACCTTCGGTATGACGGCAAAATCTACGGGATCCCCCAGGACATCAACATCGTGGGTCTGTTCTTCAATAAGGACCTCTTCGACAAGGCCAAGCTGCCCTATCCTGACGCGAGCTGGACCTGGAGCGACCTGAAGGCGGCCGCCGACAAGCTGACGGTGGACTCGGACGGGGATGGGCACCCCGAGGTACTGGGATTCAACTTATCCTGGAACGACTGGGGGTTTCGGCCTTTTCTCTACCAGGCTGGCGGCCGCTTCTGGAGCGAGGACGGAACTCAGACGGTCTATGACAGCCCGGAAGCCGCCAAGGCGCTTAGCTTCATGAAGGGGATGATGCGCAGCTACACGCTGACCCAATCGAGGACCCAGCGAGGGGGCCTTGGGCCGGATAAGTTTTTTGAGCAGGGCAAGGTGGCGATGTACTTCGATGGAAGCTGGATCACACCCTCGATCAAGAAGAACGCGCCGAAGCTTCGGTTCGGCGTGGCCCCGATCCCCAGGGGCGAAAAGCCCATGTCGGTCAGCAGCTCGTGCTTCTGGGGGATTAGCAGCAAGACGCGCCATCCGAAGGAGGCCTGGAAGCTCGTGAAGTTTCTATCGAGCACCGAGGCGCTGGTCAAGTACTGGCAGGTCTTGTGGGTGGCGCCACCCTCGCGATGGTCGTCGTTGAGGTCGGCCGGCTTCAGGAATGTAACGGGCGTCGAGGGGCGCATCCCGGGCGTACCCACCCAGGCCGAGTTCGAGGAGAAGTGCGGCTGGATCAGCCAGGTGCTGGAGAACGGCTGGACGACCATGGAAATGTGCAGCCCGTACATCGACCGCGCGTCGCTTCGGTTGCGCGAGGCGGTGGACCGGGTGCTCTTGGAGGGCGCGGACCCACAGGTGGCGCTACACAATGCCGCGGTGGCCACGAACAAGCAGATCCGGCAGGCGATCGAGGCGGAGGGGTTGCGGAGGTGA
- a CDS encoding dihydropteroate synthase, whose amino-acid sequence MLVVGERINTSRKVKGEPVVERAVANRDAAFIERLAISQIDAGAHYLDVNCGTLTDSEPEALRWLVETVQSCTPCPLCIDSPNPDALREALEAYDPRHGAPIVNSITAEPDRYRRLISVVLRHGAKVVALAMDDSGIQADGAVRSLIARNLVARLAADGVPLADVYLDPMTFPIAGGEGSARALLKLIGEVKAEFPGVHTIAGLSNVSHGLPNRKLVNWAMTVLAIGAGLDAAILDPNDRTLMALVASAEVLTDRDEYCMGYIEACRSGRFDGV is encoded by the coding sequence ATCCTAGTCGTTGGCGAGCGCATCAACACCAGTCGAAAGGTCAAGGGCGAGCCGGTCGTCGAGCGGGCCGTCGCAAACCGTGACGCGGCGTTCATCGAGCGTCTCGCCATTTCCCAGATCGACGCCGGCGCCCACTATCTCGACGTCAATTGCGGCACGCTCACCGACTCGGAGCCGGAGGCGTTGCGCTGGCTGGTCGAGACGGTCCAGAGTTGCACACCGTGCCCACTTTGCATCGACAGCCCAAACCCGGACGCCCTTCGCGAGGCCCTGGAGGCCTATGACCCGAGGCATGGGGCGCCGATCGTCAACTCCATCACCGCCGAGCCGGACCGATACCGGCGGCTCATCTCCGTAGTGCTCAGGCATGGCGCGAAGGTCGTGGCGCTAGCTATGGACGATTCGGGCATCCAGGCCGACGGAGCGGTGAGAAGCCTGATCGCCCGCAACCTTGTGGCGCGCCTCGCGGCGGATGGCGTTCCGCTTGCCGACGTATACCTTGACCCTATGACCTTTCCGATCGCCGGCGGCGAGGGGTCGGCGAGGGCTCTTTTGAAGCTGATTGGTGAGGTGAAAGCCGAGTTTCCCGGTGTTCACACCATCGCTGGGCTGAGCAACGTCTCTCACGGCCTGCCGAACCGAAAGCTGGTCAATTGGGCGATGACCGTGCTCGCCATCGGTGCGGGTTTGGACGCCGCGATTCTGGATCCCAATGACCGCACGCTGATGGCGCTGGTAGCGTCAGCCGAAGTACTCACGGACCGCGATGAATACTGCATGGGCTACATCGAGGCGTGCCGGTCAGGGAGGTTCGATGGGGTGTAG
- a CDS encoding type II toxin-antitoxin system VapC family toxin, whose protein sequence is MRYLLDTNILLRLAVAEDPLHPRVLDTVRSLEADGHELCCSTQALREFWHVCTRPKSANGIGKELDEVGRMLDALAARLTVLLEDESTYSHWVALVRKLEVKGAACHDANHVAIALSHKVLTILTLDVSDFRRFSLVGIKAVDPSE, encoded by the coding sequence GTGCGCTATCTCCTCGACACCAACATCTTGTTGCGGCTAGCAGTGGCCGAGGATCCCCTGCATCCCAGAGTCCTCGACACGGTTCGGTCGTTGGAAGCCGACGGACACGAGTTGTGTTGCTCAACACAGGCACTTCGGGAGTTTTGGCACGTTTGTACGAGGCCCAAGTCTGCCAATGGGATAGGAAAAGAGCTTGACGAGGTGGGGCGCATGCTCGACGCGCTCGCTGCCCGCCTTACTGTGCTCTTGGAAGATGAATCGACGTACAGTCACTGGGTTGCTTTGGTCCGAAAACTGGAGGTCAAAGGCGCAGCTTGTCACGACGCTAATCACGTGGCGATAGCGCTCTCTCATAAGGTCCTCACGATCCTCACGCTTGATGTCTCGGATTTCCGGCGATTCTCACTAGTTGGGATCAAGGCTGTCGACCCGTCTGAGTAG
- a CDS encoding tetratricopeptide repeat protein has product MSEHQRRLAAIVVTDIVGFSAMAQRDEPSALELLRRHAEIVEPLFAAHFGRIVKSLGDGYLVEFSSALEAVACAAAIQQDVITRNGLESDSSKRFSVRIGIHLGDIEHVEGDILGDGVNLASRLQKLAEPGGVCVSEDVFRQVSGRRGFTFRPIGTPPLKNIGRPVELYKMVFEKSDATSAVRSQDALTSIAVLPFANFSSDPENEHFCDGLSDELINALTKIRRLKVVSRTSSFAFKGRERSLSEVGEILGVGIVIEGSVRKVGNRIRVTAQVVDVASDTHLWSETYDRELEDIFAIQDELTAAIVSSLEIAVTPEEREGLARSGTRNIHAYELYLQGMQQYWRFSITGLRAARSLFREAVTLDPDFVLAYSALAQSAAYHFFFWGDHAMYDDARTSADRLLQIAPESAEAAIADGLAHLLAENFEEASKRFIVAIDRAPQSYDAWYVLARCRFAQGRNEEAIEAFLRAADIRSDDYQCLGLAQVACRAMGDEVRRKQIAERTLPILVRSRRLHPDDPRAAYFEASVHTVLGDTVAASECLEQALSLGPHDPSILYNAACIYSLLGKREETLACLEKVARTGFADLDWLVHDMDLATVREDPRFAAVVAMVEDNRRRAIEDVAGIDRPKV; this is encoded by the coding sequence GTGTCCGAACATCAACGCCGGCTTGCGGCGATCGTCGTCACAGACATCGTGGGCTTTAGCGCCATGGCGCAGCGAGATGAGCCATCGGCACTGGAACTGCTTCGTCGCCATGCGGAGATCGTCGAGCCACTGTTCGCTGCCCATTTCGGTCGAATCGTGAAGTCGCTGGGCGACGGCTACCTCGTCGAGTTCTCAAGCGCACTGGAAGCCGTGGCTTGCGCGGCGGCTATCCAGCAGGACGTGATAACCCGAAACGGGTTGGAATCCGATTCCTCAAAACGTTTCAGCGTACGCATTGGGATTCACTTGGGTGACATCGAGCACGTGGAAGGCGACATCCTCGGCGATGGAGTGAACCTCGCGTCGCGCCTGCAGAAGCTCGCAGAACCTGGCGGCGTCTGCGTGTCCGAAGACGTGTTCCGCCAGGTAAGCGGTCGTCGTGGCTTCACGTTTCGTCCGATAGGCACGCCTCCGCTCAAAAACATCGGGAGGCCCGTCGAGCTATACAAAATGGTCTTCGAGAAGAGCGATGCCACGAGCGCCGTCCGGTCCCAGGACGCGCTGACAAGTATCGCCGTCCTCCCATTCGCAAACTTCAGCTCTGATCCCGAAAACGAGCATTTTTGCGACGGCCTGTCGGATGAACTCATCAATGCTCTCACAAAGATCCGAAGGCTCAAGGTCGTTTCCCGCACTTCATCATTTGCCTTTAAGGGACGCGAGCGGTCGCTCAGCGAGGTGGGCGAGATTCTTGGGGTCGGTATCGTGATCGAGGGCAGCGTCAGAAAGGTGGGTAACCGTATCCGGGTCACGGCGCAGGTCGTCGACGTGGCCAGCGACACACACCTCTGGTCCGAGACCTATGACCGTGAGTTGGAAGATATCTTTGCCATCCAGGATGAACTGACGGCTGCCATTGTTTCCTCACTCGAGATCGCAGTCACCCCCGAGGAGCGGGAGGGGCTCGCGCGGTCGGGCACGCGAAACATTCACGCCTACGAACTGTATCTTCAGGGCATGCAGCAGTATTGGCGTTTCAGCATCACTGGCCTGCGGGCCGCCCGGAGTCTCTTTCGGGAGGCAGTGACCCTCGATCCTGACTTCGTCCTAGCGTATTCAGCGCTTGCCCAGTCGGCGGCATATCACTTCTTCTTCTGGGGCGACCACGCCATGTATGACGACGCCCGGACCTCTGCTGACCGACTGCTTCAGATCGCGCCGGAATCGGCAGAAGCCGCCATCGCCGACGGACTGGCGCACCTTCTAGCTGAGAACTTTGAGGAGGCGAGTAAGCGCTTCATTGTCGCCATCGACAGGGCACCCCAGTCCTACGACGCATGGTACGTGCTGGCCCGCTGTCGCTTTGCCCAGGGCAGGAACGAAGAGGCGATCGAGGCATTTCTTCGAGCGGCGGACATCCGATCGGACGACTATCAATGTCTTGGGCTGGCACAGGTCGCATGTCGCGCTATGGGCGACGAAGTCCGCCGAAAGCAGATCGCCGAGCGCACGCTGCCGATCCTCGTGCGAAGCCGTAGGCTTCATCCAGACGACCCGCGAGCCGCGTACTTTGAGGCGAGCGTGCACACGGTGCTCGGCGACACGGTGGCCGCTTCGGAGTGCCTGGAACAAGCCTTGTCACTGGGGCCGCATGACCCTTCGATCCTCTACAACGCGGCGTGTATCTACAGCTTGCTTGGCAAGCGCGAGGAGACACTCGCATGCCTCGAGAAGGTAGCCCGAACGGGCTTCGCAGACCTCGATTGGCTTGTGCACGACATGGACCTCGCCACCGTGCGAGAAGATCCTCGCTTTGCCGCAGTTGTGGCCATGGTCGAAGATAATCGCCGCCGCGCGATCGAAGACGTGGCAGGAATCGATCGGCCGAAGGTGTGA
- a CDS encoding methylenetetrahydrofolate reductase C-terminal domain-containing protein has product MERHRLPYRLFLIAENTVKKPIFGCKTCGQCILSYTAFTCPMRCPKKMRNGPCGGTRTDGMCEVDPWLPCVWHLIYVRSKKLGRERKLLHIQPAHDHRLEGTSAILNAMAGRIHGTSLRKE; this is encoded by the coding sequence ATGGAGCGGCACAGGCTGCCGTACCGTCTGTTTTTGATCGCCGAGAACACGGTCAAGAAGCCCATCTTTGGCTGCAAAACCTGTGGGCAGTGCATTTTGAGCTACACCGCCTTCACTTGCCCGATGCGATGCCCCAAGAAGATGCGAAACGGGCCTTGCGGCGGAACCAGGACCGACGGCATGTGCGAAGTGGACCCGTGGCTGCCCTGCGTGTGGCATCTGATCTATGTTCGGTCCAAGAAGCTGGGCCGGGAGCGCAAGCTCCTTCACATCCAGCCGGCACACGACCACCGGCTGGAAGGCACGAGCGCCATTCTGAACGCGATGGCAGGCAGGATTCATGGCACGTCGCTCCGAAAGGAATAG